In Chryseobacterium gleum, a single genomic region encodes these proteins:
- the mobB gene encoding conjugal transfer protein MobB encodes MIAKIGRSANLYGALAYNQLKVENENGQILFANKMIETASGHYSVAQLAQSFAPYLIANRNTEKHTLHISLNPDPNDKVSDDKFREMAEQYMREMGYGEQPFVVFKHTDIDRSHIHIVSVCVDEQGKKISDKFEKMRSMNVCRELERKHGLIPATDKERNQNDKVFRPVDYRAGDVKSQIASVVRHLPNYYQYQTLGEYNALLSLFNITAEKIEGELQGEMKQGLIYIPLNEKGERAGHPFKASLFGKSAGLPALELHFAKCKTALKDSPTKQTLKSAVTIALKTTSDEQAFKKQLAEQGINVVVRRNDTGRIYGITFIDHNSKAVWNGSHLATELSANTFNDYWNNNIKPNIKEPAVLQPKLSTSNDADLPAEEPHHLFDFLHTEKHEDGLIEALGGLLPEAQGEDYEEQDFANKMKKKRKRQRGQK; translated from the coding sequence ATGATAGCAAAAATTGGAAGAAGCGCAAATTTATACGGTGCATTGGCGTACAATCAGCTTAAAGTAGAGAATGAAAACGGGCAGATTTTGTTTGCCAATAAGATGATTGAAACGGCAAGCGGTCATTATTCCGTGGCACAATTAGCCCAGTCTTTTGCACCTTACCTGATAGCCAACCGCAATACCGAGAAACATACGCTTCATATTTCGCTCAATCCTGACCCGAACGACAAGGTAAGCGATGATAAGTTTAGGGAAATGGCAGAACAGTATATGCGGGAAATGGGTTACGGCGAACAGCCTTTTGTCGTGTTCAAACACACGGATATTGACCGCAGCCATATACACATTGTATCGGTTTGCGTGGACGAGCAGGGCAAAAAGATTTCGGACAAATTCGAGAAAATGCGGTCTATGAATGTATGCCGTGAACTGGAAAGAAAACACGGGTTGATACCCGCAACAGACAAAGAGCGCAATCAGAATGATAAGGTTTTCCGTCCGGTAGATTATCGGGCAGGCGATGTAAAAAGCCAAATTGCTTCGGTCGTTCGCCACCTCCCGAATTACTACCAGTACCAAACTTTGGGCGAATACAATGCCCTGCTTTCCCTGTTCAATATTACCGCCGAGAAAATCGAGGGCGAATTGCAGGGAGAGATGAAGCAGGGCTTAATATATATTCCGCTAAATGAAAAAGGCGAAAGAGCCGGGCATCCGTTCAAGGCTTCGCTGTTCGGAAAGAGCGCAGGGCTTCCGGCTTTGGAACTGCATTTTGCGAAATGCAAAACGGCTTTGAAAGATAGCCCCACCAAACAGACCCTAAAATCTGCCGTTACCATTGCCCTGAAAACCACGAGCGATGAACAGGCATTTAAAAAGCAGTTGGCGGAACAGGGTATTAACGTTGTGGTGCGCCGAAATGATACAGGGCGTATTTATGGCATCACATTTATAGACCACAATTCCAAAGCAGTTTGGAACGGTTCACATTTGGCAACAGAACTTTCTGCCAACACCTTTAATGATTATTGGAACAATAACATCAAACCGAATATTAAAGAACCTGCCGTTTTACAACCCAAATTATCCACATCAAATGATGCGGATCTTCCTGCGGAAGAACCACACCATTTGTTCGACTTCTTACATACTGAAAAACACGAAGACGGTTTGATTGAAGCACTGGGCGGCTTGCTTCCCGAAGCCCAGGGCGAAGATTACGAAGAACAGGACTTTGCCAATAAAATGAAGAAGAAAAGAAAACGCCAAAGAGGTCAGAAGTAA
- the mobC gene encoding conjugal transfer protein MobC: MQGEDDLRGLAKIMAFMRAVSILLVLMHLYWFCYGFFLERGWTLEVINKILGNFQRTAGLFSHTLYTKAFALVLLALSCLGTKGVKNEKITWTKIYVALGVGFVLFFLNTPLLKLPPVIGTFLYILTISLGYIALLMAGVWMSRLLRTNLMDDVFNNENESFQQETRLMQNEYSVNLPTKFYYKNKWNDGWINVVNPFRATIVLGTPGSGKSYAIVNNYIKQQIEKGFSMYIYDFKFDDLSTIAYNHLLKNRDKYKVQPKFYVINFDDPRKSHRCNPLNPDFMTDISDAYEAAYTIMLNLNRSWIQKQGDFFVESPIILLAAIIWYLKIYDNGKYCTFPHAIELLNKKYSDVFTILTSYPDLENYLSPFMDAWQGGAQDQLQGQIASAKIPLSRMISPQLYWVMTGDDFSLDINNPKEPKILCVGNNPDRQNIYSAALGLYNSRIVKLINKKGQLKSSVIIDELPTIYFRGLDNLIATARSNKVAVCLGFQDFSQLTRDYGDKESKVIQNTVGNVFSGQVVGETAKSLSERFGKVLQKRQSMTINRNDKSTSISTQLDSLIPASKISTLTQGMFVGSVSDNFDERIEQKIFHAEIVVDNERVSAETKAYQNIPQILSFVDEQGEDKMKQEIESNYRQIKSHILHIVENEMERIKNDPNLQHLVQEG, encoded by the coding sequence ATGCAGGGAGAAGACGATTTAAGAGGGCTTGCCAAGATAATGGCTTTTATGCGGGCAGTCAGTATTCTTTTGGTGCTGATGCACCTTTATTGGTTCTGCTACGGTTTCTTTTTAGAACGTGGTTGGACGTTGGAAGTAATCAACAAAATATTAGGGAATTTTCAGCGAACGGCAGGGCTGTTTTCGCATACCCTATATACCAAAGCCTTTGCTTTGGTTTTGTTGGCTTTGAGCTGTTTGGGAACAAAGGGCGTAAAGAATGAAAAAATAACGTGGACTAAAATCTACGTGGCGTTGGGCGTTGGTTTTGTGCTGTTCTTTCTGAATACGCCTTTATTAAAGCTACCTCCGGTAATCGGTACATTTCTCTATATCCTTACCATTTCGTTAGGATATATCGCCTTGCTAATGGCAGGTGTTTGGATGAGCCGATTGCTCCGTACCAACCTGATGGACGACGTTTTCAACAACGAAAATGAAAGTTTTCAGCAGGAAACAAGGTTGATGCAAAATGAATATTCTGTCAATCTACCCACGAAGTTTTACTACAAAAACAAATGGAATGACGGTTGGATAAACGTAGTCAATCCTTTTCGGGCAACGATTGTGCTGGGAACACCCGGTTCCGGTAAATCTTATGCTATCGTAAACAACTATATCAAGCAACAGATTGAGAAAGGTTTCAGTATGTATATATACGACTTCAAATTCGACGACCTTTCCACGATTGCTTACAATCATCTACTGAAGAACAGGGATAAATACAAAGTTCAGCCGAAATTTTACGTGATAAACTTTGACGACCCACGCAAGAGCCACCGTTGCAATCCACTTAATCCCGATTTTATGACGGACATTTCGGATGCCTACGAAGCGGCTTATACCATAATGTTGAACCTCAACAGGTCGTGGATACAGAAGCAAGGGGATTTCTTCGTGGAAAGCCCGATTATTCTATTGGCAGCCATTATTTGGTATCTGAAAATCTATGATAACGGCAAATATTGTACATTCCCACACGCCATAGAATTACTAAATAAAAAGTATTCAGACGTATTCACGATTTTAACCTCCTATCCCGATTTGGAAAATTACTTATCGCCTTTTATGGATGCGTGGCAAGGCGGAGCACAAGACCAATTACAGGGACAAATCGCATCGGCTAAAATTCCATTGTCAAGAATGATTAGCCCGCAGTTGTATTGGGTTATGACAGGCGATGATTTTTCGCTGGACATCAATAACCCAAAAGAGCCGAAAATTTTGTGTGTGGGCAACAATCCCGACCGCCAAAATATCTACTCCGCAGCTTTGGGTTTATACAATTCGAGGATTGTAAAACTGATTAATAAAAAGGGACAGCTAAAGAGTTCCGTTATCATAGATGAGTTGCCTACGATTTACTTCAGGGGACTGGATAACCTTATCGCAACGGCGAGAAGTAATAAAGTGGCTGTATGCTTGGGCTTTCAGGACTTTTCGCAATTAACACGTGATTACGGCGACAAAGAGAGCAAGGTTATTCAGAATACCGTAGGTAATGTTTTCTCCGGTCAGGTTGTTGGAGAAACCGCAAAGAGCCTGTCAGAACGCTTCGGGAAAGTATTGCAGAAACGCCAAAGTATGACTATTAACCGTAACGATAAATCAACTTCTATTTCTACGCAATTAGACAGCCTTATTCCGGCTTCCAAAATTTCAACCTTAACACAGGGGATGTTTGTCGGTTCTGTATCGGATAACTTCGATGAACGTATCGAGCAAAAAATATTTCACGCAGAAATCGTGGTAGATAATGAAAGAGTTTCCGCAGAAACCAAAGCATATCAAAATATACCGCAGATTTTATCTTTTGTAGATGAGCAGGGCGAGGATAAAATGAAACAGGAGATTGAAAGCAATTACCGTCAGATAAAATCGCACATTCTGCATATCGTTGAAAATGAAATGGAGCGTATCAAGAACGACCCGAACTTACAGCATTTGGTGCAGGAGGGATAG
- a CDS encoding helix-turn-helix domain-containing protein: MISVFTERALLRKVKVGDSFSPQKTTIVIIEKGSISIKSNELIHHYKKGNLGMIIPNNVYKVNAFTDDVKAYFILIDRDELNNKTSFAFNKYEMQQALRSSNNNIEKVSDNAFAHILNLCEQLFYYNQEEKEITFSQQIKLSLFTSLVYILVGDFLQGKGKDINILENSRKESITMKFLQLVSINFMKEKELKFYADKLLISSKYLSNTVREITNQPPSKFITEALLNNAKILLLNSDNSIKEISNELDFSDQYAFGKFFKKHTGLSPSNFKKTNKLVDAI, from the coding sequence ATGATAAGTGTATTTACAGAACGTGCATTATTACGGAAAGTGAAAGTAGGGGACTCTTTTAGCCCCCAAAAGACTACTATTGTTATCATTGAAAAGGGAAGCATCAGCATCAAATCCAATGAGTTGATACATCACTACAAAAAAGGAAATTTGGGTATGATAATACCCAATAATGTATATAAGGTAAATGCCTTTACAGATGATGTGAAAGCATATTTTATTTTAATAGACAGGGATGAGCTAAACAATAAAACTTCTTTTGCTTTCAATAAATATGAAATGCAGCAAGCACTTCGCAGCAGTAACAATAATATTGAGAAAGTTTCAGATAATGCTTTTGCTCATATACTCAACTTATGTGAACAGCTTTTTTATTATAATCAGGAAGAAAAAGAAATCACGTTTAGCCAGCAGATAAAGCTGTCTTTATTCACATCGCTGGTGTATATTTTGGTGGGAGACTTTTTACAGGGAAAAGGAAAGGACATAAACATTCTTGAAAATTCAAGAAAAGAAAGCATCACGATGAAGTTCCTGCAATTGGTAAGCATAAATTTCATGAAAGAAAAAGAGCTTAAATTCTATGCCGACAAATTGTTGATTTCTTCCAAATACCTTTCCAATACCGTCAGGGAAATAACCAATCAGCCACCGTCCAAATTTATTACCGAAGCATTGCTGAACAATGCAAAAATCCTGCTGCTCAATTCCGACAACTCTATTAAAGAAATATCCAACGAGCTTGATTTTTCTGACCAATACGCATTTGGCAAATTCTTTAAGAAGCACACAGGACTTAGCCCCTCTAATTTCAAGAAAACGAATAAATTAGTCGATGCCATTTAG
- a CDS encoding HdeD family acid-resistance protein, with the protein MAIFFKTIRNTIKHWYVPAIIGALFIVLGGYLFTVPESAYLSLVMLFSISFLASGIMEIFFSVQNKDELDGWGWYLASGIFTLLIGVILITKPVVAATTLPFFIGFSLLFRSFQGLGFAFELKNYGVLRWGNLAIVSVLGIILSFLLIVNPIFAGISLVVMTALSFIFAGIVSIVLAFQLKKLKTFPERINKELKEKIEHLKEEYYKNIQSEDK; encoded by the coding sequence ATGGCAATATTTTTTAAAACAATCCGAAACACCATAAAGCATTGGTATGTACCTGCTATCATCGGGGCATTATTTATTGTATTGGGCGGTTATCTGTTTACAGTCCCTGAATCTGCTTATCTTTCATTGGTTATGCTTTTCAGTATATCGTTTTTGGCAAGCGGCATTATGGAAATTTTCTTTTCCGTACAAAACAAGGACGAGTTAGACGGTTGGGGCTGGTATTTGGCAAGTGGAATATTCACACTGCTGATAGGTGTCATATTGATAACCAAACCAGTCGTTGCAGCTACCACATTGCCATTTTTTATTGGGTTCAGCTTATTGTTCCGGTCATTTCAGGGGCTTGGTTTCGCTTTTGAGCTGAAAAACTATGGCGTGTTGCGTTGGGGAAATCTGGCAATTGTAAGCGTACTCGGTATCATCCTTTCATTTTTATTGATTGTCAATCCAATCTTTGCCGGAATCTCTTTAGTGGTAATGACAGCTTTGTCTTTCATATTTGCAGGTATTGTAAGTATTGTATTAGCGTTTCAACTGAAAAAACTGAAAACATTTCCTGAAAGAATCAACAAAGAACTAAAGGAGAAAATTGAACATCTAAAAGAAGAATACTATAAAAATATCCAATCCGAGGATAAATAG
- a CDS encoding TolC family protein: MKKITMLLLGLFVFSQTIYAQQGQERTITIKELFELTKENHPNLKVSKTDIAIAKQDVEVAKNAQLPTLNAALQGYYLGDAHIIDKDFSNSTRVDMPHFGNTFSIDASQLIWKGGMVKNGIKAQSLKEELTELNYQSNEQSIKLLVLGYYLDLYQLLNQKSVYQQNIQLAEQRLQNINKFYNQGMVTRNDVIRGELQLSNLKLALQVVENNRQILNKQLTTALGLSENTQIVPDETILSNVPKALLMEDYRAFAQNHPTILMTKKAVDIYETSEKITRAEMMPSLSAFAGNQLARPITTSTPALDMYTNGWSAGLSLNFNIDALYKTPKKIKQVRFEKDKAIAQANEAEQMIDVAVNAAYIKYNEAVTQNNTLETNKELSDENYRIMNSKYNNQLAILLDLIDASNQKLDAELQFANSEISIVYAYYKLLKESGNL, translated from the coding sequence ATGAAAAAAATCACTATGCTATTGTTAGGGCTTTTTGTTTTTTCGCAAACAATCTATGCCCAGCAAGGTCAAGAAAGAACGATAACCATTAAAGAGTTATTTGAGCTGACCAAAGAAAATCATCCGAATCTGAAAGTTTCCAAAACAGATATTGCCATAGCAAAGCAAGATGTAGAAGTTGCTAAAAACGCACAACTCCCTACTTTGAATGCGGCTTTGCAAGGATATTATCTTGGGGATGCCCACATTATTGATAAGGATTTTTCCAATTCCACAAGAGTAGATATGCCACATTTCGGCAATACTTTTTCGATAGATGCCAGTCAGTTGATATGGAAAGGCGGAATGGTAAAAAATGGTATCAAAGCCCAATCTTTGAAAGAAGAATTAACAGAGCTGAATTATCAGTCGAACGAACAAAGCATCAAACTTTTGGTGTTGGGCTACTATCTGGATTTGTATCAACTACTGAACCAAAAATCAGTATATCAGCAGAATATCCAATTGGCGGAACAACGCTTGCAAAACATCAATAAGTTTTATAATCAGGGAATGGTTACGAGAAATGATGTTATCCGCGGCGAACTGCAATTGTCTAATCTTAAACTTGCTTTACAGGTCGTAGAAAATAACCGTCAAATTCTCAATAAACAGCTTACCACCGCTTTGGGATTGTCCGAAAATACACAGATTGTGCCCGACGAAACCATACTTAGCAATGTTCCTAAAGCTTTATTGATGGAAGATTACAGAGCATTCGCACAAAATCATCCAACCATATTGATGACAAAAAAGGCAGTTGATATTTATGAAACCTCCGAAAAGATAACCCGTGCAGAAATGATGCCTTCGTTATCTGCATTTGCAGGAAATCAGCTGGCACGTCCGATTACTACATCAACGCCTGCTCTGGATATGTACACTAACGGATGGAGTGCCGGACTTTCACTGAATTTTAATATTGACGCACTGTACAAAACCCCTAAAAAAATCAAACAGGTGCGTTTTGAAAAAGACAAAGCCATTGCACAGGCAAACGAAGCTGAACAGATGATTGACGTTGCTGTAAATGCCGCTTACATTAAATACAATGAAGCCGTTACTCAGAACAATACACTTGAAACAAACAAAGAACTATCCGATGAAAATTATCGCATTATGAACAGTAAATACAACAACCAGTTGGCTATTTTATTGGATTTGATTGATGCAAGTAATCAGAAATTAGACGCAGAGTTACAGTTTGCTAATTCGGAAATAAGCATCGTTTATGCGTACTACAAATTATTAAAAGAAAGCGGAAATTTATAA
- a CDS encoding HlyD family secretion protein, translating to MSENIENNNQENTPQPTGQSAEKQKVNKQKTKQKKTKIINILIVILVLGGLYFVVKSYFNVGNDKYTNAAQVESFINPINTRVSAYITEIRFVEHQYVKKGDTLLILDDREIQTQLGQAEATYMSALASKNATSSSVKTATNNVNTVGANVQAAKANIEATKARLWNAEQNFNRYKNLLADEAVTRQQFDQIKTDFEAQKAQLEAQISQYQSVINSKTTSELSVNEVQSRLGMNDADIKRTQSALDMAKLNLSYTVITAPHDGIMGRRTVNVGQLLNPSQQVGTIVDINNIWVTANYREKQMGNVQIGGLAKIQVDALGGKEFEGKITAVSGATGARYAAVPVDNSTGNFVKVQQRIPVRIEFTDKNKPEDLKLLRAGMNVEVNLK from the coding sequence ATGTCAGAAAATATAGAAAACAACAATCAGGAAAACACACCGCAACCGACTGGACAATCTGCGGAAAAGCAAAAGGTAAACAAGCAGAAAACCAAACAAAAAAAGACCAAAATCATCAATATTTTGATAGTCATTTTGGTTTTGGGCGGACTTTATTTTGTGGTAAAATCCTATTTCAATGTCGGGAACGACAAATACACCAATGCCGCACAGGTAGAATCGTTCATCAACCCGATAAATACAAGGGTTTCGGCTTATATCACTGAAATCCGTTTTGTGGAACATCAATATGTGAAAAAAGGTGATACATTATTGATATTGGACGACCGTGAAATACAAACTCAATTAGGACAGGCAGAAGCTACTTATATGTCGGCTTTGGCTTCTAAAAACGCAACATCCAGTTCGGTAAAAACAGCGACCAACAATGTAAATACCGTTGGAGCAAATGTGCAGGCAGCAAAAGCGAATATAGAAGCTACGAAAGCAAGACTGTGGAATGCGGAACAGAATTTTAATCGTTACAAAAACCTCTTGGCAGACGAAGCAGTAACCCGTCAGCAATTTGACCAGATAAAGACTGATTTCGAGGCACAAAAAGCCCAGTTGGAAGCCCAGATTTCGCAATATCAATCCGTGATTAATTCTAAAACTACGAGCGAATTATCAGTAAACGAAGTACAATCGCGATTGGGAATGAACGATGCTGACATCAAACGAACGCAGAGTGCTTTGGATATGGCAAAACTGAACCTTTCTTATACCGTTATCACAGCTCCCCACGATGGCATTATGGGAAGAAGAACAGTCAATGTAGGGCAGTTGTTAAACCCAAGCCAACAGGTTGGAACTATCGTGGACATCAATAACATTTGGGTAACGGCTAATTACCGTGAAAAACAAATGGGCAACGTACAGATAGGCGGTTTGGCAAAAATACAGGTAGATGCACTGGGCGGTAAAGAATTTGAGGGAAAAATAACCGCTGTATCAGGTGCAACAGGTGCGAGATATGCCGCTGTTCCGGTGGATAACTCAACAGGAAATTTTGTGAAAGTGCAACAGCGTATTCCGGTACGTATTGAATTTACAGATAAGAATAAACCCGAAGACTTGAAATTGCTTCGTGCAGGAATGAATGTAGAAGTGAACTTAAAATAA